The following is a genomic window from Candidatus Zixiibacteriota bacterium.
ACCCGCTCCAGTCGGCCGACCGGCAACCGGTCCACCAGGGTGTTCCACGCAAACTCGGCCAGCACTTCGGTCGTTGGCACCCGGCCGGCCAGCTCCGGCACATCGTGATTCAGGTTCCTGTGATCGAGCCGGTCGATCAACAGCTTTGTGATCAGCCGGTCCATATCCCGCAGGTTGAGAAGCATCCCGGTGATCGGATCGACCGACCCG
Proteins encoded in this region:
- a CDS encoding 6-carboxytetrahydropterin synthase, which translates into the protein MDVQIEVTRKARFCAGHRYWRPDWTAEQNRATFGACAGEHGHGHNYVLEVTVSGSVDPITGMLLNLRDMDRLITKLLIDRLDHRNLNHDVPELAGRVPTTEVLAEFAWNTLVDRLPVGRLERVRIYESDDLWAECRRTP